Part of the Pseudomonas baltica genome is shown below.
AGGCCAGCCAGCGCGGCAAGCGTGTACAGGCGCTGGGCGGCGCCAAGAATCACATGATCGTGATGCCCGACGCCGACCTCGATCAAGCGGCCGATGCGCTGATCGGTGCTGCCTATGGTTCGGCGGGGGAGCGCTGCATGGCGATCTCCATCGCGGTGGCGGTCGGTGACGTGGCCGACAAGCTGATCGCCAAGCTACTGCCGCGCATCGACCAGCTCAAGGTTGGCAATGGCATGCAGCCCGACAGTGACATGGGCCCGCTGGTGACGGCGGTGCACAAGGCCAAAGTCGAGGGCTACATCGCCCAGGGCGTGAAAGAAGGCGCCGAGTTGCTGGTAGACGGCCGTGGTTTCACGGTGCCTGGCGCCGAGAACGGCTTCTTCGTCGGCGCGACCTTGTTCGACAAGGTCGGCACTGACATGAGCATCTACAAGGAAGAGATTTTCGGGCCGGTGCTGGGCATCGTCCGGGTGGCTGATTTCGCCACGGCGGTGGAGCTGATCAACGCTCATGAATTCGGTAACGGCGTGTCGTGCTTCACCAGTGACGGCGGCATTGCTCGGGCGTTCGCACGCAACATCAAGGTCGGCATGGTGGGCATCAACGTGCCGATCCCGGTGCCCATGGCCTGGCATTCGTTCGGTGGCTGGAAGCGCTCGCTGTTCGGCGATCATCACGCCTATGGCGACGAAGGCGTGCGCTTCTATAGCCGCTACAAGAGTGTCATGCAACGCTGGCCGGACAGCATCGCCAAAGGCGCCGAGTTCAGTATGCCGACGGCTAAATAAACCCTGAACCGATGGCGACTGGA
Proteins encoded:
- a CDS encoding CoA-acylating methylmalonate-semialdehyde dehydrogenase, producing MSTAPVIGHYLDGEVQHSGTERFSDVFNPATGEVQGRVALATQGTVDAAVASALKAFPAWSEQSSLRRARVMFKFKELLDQHHDELAAIISREHGKVFSDAKGEVTRGIEIVEFACGAPSLLKTDFSDNIGGGIDNWNLRQPLGVCAGVTPFNFPVMVPLWMIPLALVTGNCFILKPSERDPSASLLMARLLKQAGLPDGVFSVVQGDKLAVDGLLQHPDIQAISFVGSTPIAEYIHTQASQRGKRVQALGGAKNHMIVMPDADLDQAADALIGAAYGSAGERCMAISIAVAVGDVADKLIAKLLPRIDQLKVGNGMQPDSDMGPLVTAVHKAKVEGYIAQGVKEGAELLVDGRGFTVPGAENGFFVGATLFDKVGTDMSIYKEEIFGPVLGIVRVADFATAVELINAHEFGNGVSCFTSDGGIARAFARNIKVGMVGINVPIPVPMAWHSFGGWKRSLFGDHHAYGDEGVRFYSRYKSVMQRWPDSIAKGAEFSMPTAK